GTTTGGGTGTACGGCTGTTTGGCTGGAAGTTTGGGTGTACGGCTGTTTGGCGGGAAGTTTGGGTGTACGGCCGCTTGGCGTGAAATTTGGGTGTACGGTCGTCTGGTGGGAATATTTATACGTTCTATCCATCATGATCTGGACCACTAATTAACGGTTGGATGGCTTGCGTGTGTGGATATATAACGCTTCTCATGACGTGAAGCTTGGCGAGCTATGGTCCCACATGGCAGTGAACCTGTCCTCGGTATCATGTATAGATCGTACAACCATCATATATGTGGAGCATTTCCGTAGATGTATGACATTTTTAAACAGAAAGGAGACAGATGCAGTTCCATATAGGATATAGTGTTATGCGTCACCCTTCCAAAGGACCATTAGTTTATACAGCATATGTGTGTGTAATATATTGCGTGAATTTCACAGTTTAAACAGAGGCAGCATATGTAGTTCGTAATGGGGATATAGCTAGCTGCTAGTTACTGGGCCGCCCTTCCAAGTGCTATTAGATTGCAGAAAGTGTTGGATTATGTGGTCAAATGGGAAAAAACACATACCAAGTAGCTATATTAGTTTAGAAGATACTCACTTGTTGCAATGGTACATGCAGGTTGGGATATTAATATAACTATATTTGGACATGATAACACGGTGTTTGCTCTCAAAGTTTTGAGTCTAACTTCTGCTGTTTTGTAGTTCTTCCCTTCCAAACAGGGGAAGAGGCCCTAGATTCCCTTAAAAAGGGGTTTGCTAAAGATGAGGAGCTTGATTTGATAGTAGCGGAAGTTCATCCTGGCAATACAGAGGTGGGCACCTTGCGGCTGTTTCACCACATCCTGAATGAACTTGAAGTGCCTCTCATCAGTAAGCATTTGTATTCAGAGCTGTATTGTTTAAGAAAATTTTCTTCCATCCCAAACTTATTAATCTAGGAGTGTTGTTTCTTGGCTGCAGCTATGTGTGCCTATGATGAGGCAGCCTCTGCACGCATGACCCTTGGAACATGCTTCAATGTGGTTAAGCCGTTGGATACTGAAACCGTAAATTTTCTGAAGATGAGAGCACTGCAACACAGGTCTATTAAAAATCACAGGTCTGAAACTGAGGATGAAGAACAAGATGCGTTGAACGTGAATGTCTATTCAGATAATCTGGGTCGGTTCATATGGAGCAGTGAGCTCCATGAAAAGTTTTTGCAGGCTGTTGAAGTGATTGGGGTGTGTAAGGCTATCTGCACTTGGCATAAATTAGTCATTTATTATGTTTAACTGCTGAAAAAGCATGACCTTTGAGTTTGTGTTTTTGTTTTGGCCAACAGCTGCTACGGCAAGAAAAATTCACCAGAACATGAATGCCAAGGATTTGAATTTGACCATACAGCACATCGCAAGCCATCTCCAGGTGGGTGATCGATTTAGTTTATCCAACTGCGGTATTGCCAGTACATCAATAGGCAGTATGTACATTTTTGTTAAATTTTGTTTGTTTAATAGACGAAGATAAGTAGTAGAAGCTGACAACCTATGCATTTTCAGAAGAAACACATGTACATGGATGTCTCTTACCTGCGTCAGTACTCAGTAGTCAGTACTATCTGTCTCTGATGCCATGGAGATTAAGTTTTGTATGGTACTCTAGATCAAATTTCAAATTTCCAAACTATGCAGCTTCAGGAGTAGATTTTGTTACAGAACCAATCACAATTGAAAAAAAAACTTTTTGCATGTTAGCAAGTTGTCCTAATTCGTAAATAATCAGACTATCCAAATCATTATTATAACCCAGTTTACCAAATCGACGGATTAATAATTGTCATCACATTTCTGCGAATTTTGTGAACAATGTAACTTTATTGGTATTTTCTCCTTTATCGGTTAAATTGGGGGCTTATTGACGTGACTTTGGTCTACCCTTAGCTGATGATAGCAGCAGGGCTTTGGCTTCTTTTTGGCCTTGTTGCTAGTGTTTGTTTGTACTGTTTGTGCTTTCTTGGCACTCTCCTAATACAAAATGAAACACGTCCGGGCGCGTGTTTGAGAAAAAAAAACGTGCATACTCGACAAGTTTCAAGTTCATCTATTTCAGAGTTGTTATGCTAAGCACTAAAATTTCTGCATTATTCTCACTTTCTATATTGTGATGTGTGATCCCTGTCTTGAATGTTCTGTTCTGTATTTTGATGTAGAAACACCGGCTGCGGGCGCCGAAGTTATCTCACAATGAAGAGGTGTATCAACATTATGCCAGCATGAAAGAATTATCTGAGATGATTGCATCAGCATACAAGGTAGCTAGTGCTAAACCCAATAATCATCCGGCAACAACCCAGACGCAGTTCACACATGGGGTTGCGTCTGCTATCTGGGACAAGTACCCTGGGATGGTGTGGCCACATGTGGAGGGAAGTTCAGCAAGCTCTGCTATGTGCTACAATTACCCCGGAAAGCCATGGGGACAAGTAGGGGAGAGTTCGGCCGGAGCACGAGTTTCTCAGACTAATGCACGCCCACCTCCAGTTCTGATACATGGTACCAAGTCCATCTGGGACCGTTACGAGGAGAGCCTGTCATACAAACGCGAGGTGCTACCTATAAGGAGCAAGGCACTTGATGGATATGGACGCAACATTTCCGTCAGCCTGGAGAGAGAGATCAGTCGTACTGAATCAGCAGGCAAGATTGTCATCAATCTGGAGAGCGATGAAATGCAGAAAGACACCACGGACGACGTGCACGCCGCAGTTACTCTGCAGGAAGACACAATGGACGAGGTGCATGCCGCAGTTACTCTGCAGAAAGACACCATGAACGAGGTGTACGCCGCAGTTACTCTGCAGAAAGACACCATGGACGAGGCGCACGCCGCAGTTACTCCGCATGAAGTGAACGAGGTGCCTGCTGCAAACATGGGCGCTGGTTATCTGGTGGATCTAGCAGGCAACTACCACCCCGCTGTAGAGAATGCGCAGTCTAAGCCTTTCAGTGACTTGGATTGGGAAGAGATGGAGAAATTCTGGGCGAACCAGATGGAAGGACAGCAGGAGCAGCAAGGCCTTGACCTAGTGGATCTGCTCCAGGTAGATGGCATTTCACCAGAGGAACTGCTCCAGGAAGACGAAGCCTGGAACCAGGCACTTCAGCCGGCAAACCCGGCGAATGTCGTCAACAACGCACCCATGGCTGAAGAACCTGGCGCTGGAGATGCCCCGGTGTACGATCCTGCGAACCAGTCCGGTGTCGCCGAAAATGTGTTCTGGGTCTGGAGCCCCCAGTTTGCGGGCGACTACTACGGCATGCCGTTCTAGGCCTGCCGGAAGAGGGGCAACTGAAGAGCTGCTTTATCTCTGTCCTGTGGAGAAATCCCCGGGAGATATATGGGAGAGCTGCTGATGCTCGGACATATATCCAGTGCTGTGTGACATTGGTTAAACCCTTTCGTTAATAGGTTGTGTTATGACATTATCAGTTTCCAGACTTTTACATATTATCTTCCTCTGATGCATTATGACCTGATAATTCCGTATGTGTGTCTGTTCTATCTAGTCTAGGGTTTTGTTCTTCGAATGAAGGAGCGCCACTGCACCAGGCTCCCAAGTTCATcactagctctctctctctctctctctctctctctctctctctctgatttATTTTTTAAGGATTTCTTTGCACTAGGCTTCTTTGATTTAACAGAGTTCCGTAGGATTTTTGGGGAGGATTTGAATCATTAGGAAATCGTCTTGTCTAATTTGTTTGATTTGCATTGCAGGATTCGAATTCATAAAAACATTTCATAAGGATTTGTTAGCACTCTATTTCGGAGGAAAATTTTCATCCAATGACACAATGCTTCTATTTCTTCCTCTGGTTTTCAAACACCCATTGGTAGTAAACTTTTGAGATCCTATTCTTCTTATAAACCCGTATGGGCTGCCGTTTGATCTTTTTACCGTCGTACTTTTTTTGGCGTTGGCGTTCGGTCAACTGCCCGTTCATTTCCGTCGTACTTCTTTTGGCATCGGCGTTCGGTCAACCGCCCGTTCGTTTTGCACGCTTAAGCTGGCTTCACAAGTAGAGGACTGGTGGACCTTACTAGGTGTGGGGTCCAGCAAATAAGACGGGGTTTCTTCTGCTTTGCGTACGTGAAGATAGACAAGCACCAAAGCCAATCGAAACAGGCCGGTGAAACCCTCCACAGCTGCCACCCTGGCTTCTCTCACACACCACGGCGACCCCTCACCTCTCCGGCGGCGCCTCCCCATCTCTCGTCCCTGCCCACGTTCTGGAGATGGCGCCGCCACGCACAGTGGTCCGGCCCTGGTGCAGGTCGTCGCGGTGGGGGAGAAGGGGTGACTGGGTCTTCACGGTGGCGGTGGGGGTGGAGGAGGGTGTGAGGATAAGGAGGTTGGCGTTGGGGAAAGGAACAACGAGCCACGGCGTGGAGGAGGCGACCGGAGATGGATGGATCTGGCCGCTGGGCACAGATCTTCTCCCCTTTCTCAGGtgctccgccgccggcgccctcctagGGCTCTTCTTCGGCTTGCTCGTCCTCACTGCATCGGTCCGTCTCCCTCCCCTACGTCCCAAAGGCCAAGGATCACACATTTCTCATTCCAGTTGTCTTTTGGAGAGCTTATTTTCATGCTTGACGAACTGCAACTAATTTTATTTATTTGGATATGCTATAGGATTGCTGACAAGCAGAAATCTCTATAGCCTTTCACCTTATTTTCTTTGTACTGGACCCATTTCCAATACTTAGGATGTGTTTGGATCGGAGCCTACACCAGCCGAGCCAAAAAATTGATCGTTGACCAGGGCGCGCGCACCTGTTTGCTTCCTGACCAATATTTTGGCTCGCCACGGCTCATGCAGTTTCACTAGTTCATTTTGCGCAAATGAATTGGCAAGTCGCCGGCGGCTGAAAGGTGCGCCAAAAAATTGGCGTGCTCACGGATTGGTAGGGCTGGCAGGGGCAGCATCCAAACACACCCTAAGTTTTAAGAATGGGGGCAACTATAGCATGACCGATGTGGTGCTCATGTTTCAGATTTTTTTTCCACATTGCACCAGAGCTGGCGTCCTTGCCATCAACCTCTCCCGCAGGTATTGCAGCTCCCCTTCTgttgttttttatttttcttaattGTTCCTGTTCTCTGACCATATTCTGCTTCAGATTTTGTTTCATTCTTGTTTCCAGGTTCTTCGTATCCATGGCCTATCAATTAGTCACACGTCCATATGTATTTTATCATGTCTATTAATCATCTCATCACCTGAGTTATACATCTGGATGGCCGTGAGGGTTAGGGTGACCGTTAGTATTCCCTTAAGAAAAGTGCAAGCATCATCTTCTTTAAATTGGAATAGCCAGAGCATCTACAAACGGACTTGGCAAATCCGGCCCTTCAAACGCCCGCGGACGCGTTCGGGCACGCCCGTGGACGCATCCGGACGGGCCCTCGTATTTCTTTTCGTGCATCCACATATTTCAAATCCGGACTCTCAAATCCATGCAAATACATGCACGTTGATCATGCACCACAATGTCGTACGTAAATTACAAATGTTGCTATCAAGCATACATAGTGTTTACATAAAATTTATTTGAAGTGTCAAACTCAAGCATTGCCTCCTTGGTTGCCATTGTGGATCCACATCTGCTCCACAAGATCATTGAGTAGCTGCGTGTGCACCTGCTGATTTCGAAGATTCTGATGCATCTGTAGAAAGTTCATAAGCTGAGCCACATCTTGATCTTCTGCGATTTCAACTTGTTCTCCGGGTGCTTCGAAATCATGGGTTTGGGCTACAGCATCACCCTCATCCTCGACAATCATATTGTGCAGAACAACACAACATGTCATCAGCTGCCACAAAGTTTCTGATTCCCACATCATTGCAGCACTCCGCATAATTCTCCAACGAGCCTGAAGCACACCAAATGTCCTCTCCACGTTCTTCCTAGCCGCTTCCTGCATTGTTGCAAAGTGGCTCTGTTTATTGCCACGCGGCTCGGCTATGGCCTTCACAAATGCCgcccactgaggatagataccatcGGCAAGATAGTACCCCATGTTGTAGTCCCGGCCGTTGACGGTGTAGTTGCACGGCGGTGGTTCCCCATTGCAAAGCCTCCTGAACACGGGAGATCGTTGAAGCACGTTGACGCCGTTGTGAGAATCGGGCATtccaaagaaagcatgccaaatccacaagtcatgtgatgccaccgaaagaaatatgccatagaggcaataataaagttattatttatttccttatatcatgataaatgtttattattcatgctagaattgtattaaccggaaacttagtacatgtgtgaatacatagacaaaaacagagtgtccctagtatgcatctacttgactagctcgttaatcaaagatggttaagtttcctagccatagacatgtgttgtcatttgatcaacgggatcacatcattagagaatgatgtgatggacaagatccattcgttagcttagcactatgatcgtttaatttattgctattgctttcttcatgacttatacatgttcctctgactatgagattatgcaactcccgaataccggaggaacaccttgtgtgctatcaaacgtcacaatgtaactgggtgattataaagatgctctacatgtgtcttcgaaggtgtttgttgggttggcatggattgagattaggatttgtcactccgtgtatcggagaggtatctctgggccctctcggtaatgcacatcactataagccttgcaagcaatgtgactaatgagttagttgcgggatgatgcattacgggacgagtaaagagacttgctggtaacgagattgaactaggtatgatgtttctccccctctactctcttgtaatggattgagttttccctttgaagttatcttatcggattgagtctttaaggatttgagaacagttgatgtatgtcttgcatgtgcttatctgtggtgacaatgggatattcacatgatctacttgatgtatgttttggtgatcaacttgggggttcagtgaccttgtgaacttatgcataggggttggcacacgttttcgtcttgactctccggtagaaactttggggcactctttgaagttctttgtgttgttgaatagatgaatctgagattgtgtgatgcatatcgtataatcatacccgtggatacttgaggtgacattggagtatctaggtgacattagagttttggttgatttgtatcttaaggtgttattctagtacgaactctaggatagatcgaacggaaagaatagcttcgtgttattttactacgaactcttgaatagatcgatcagaaagaataactttaaggtggtttcgtaccctacaataatctcttcgtttgttctccgctattagtgactttggagtgactctttgttgcatgttgagggattgttatatgatctaattatgttatcattgttgagagaacttgcactagtgaaagtatgaaccctaggccttgtttcgaagcattgcaacaccgtttacgctcacttttatcgcttgctaccttgctgtttttatattttcatattacaaatacccatatctaccatccatattgcacttgtatcaccatctcttcgccgaactagtgcacctatataatttaccattgtattgggtgtgttgggtacacaagaaactctttgttatttggttgcagggttgtttgagagagaccatcttcatcctaagcctcccacggattgataaaccttaggtcatccacttgaggaaatttactactgtcctacaaacctctgcacttggaggcccaacaacgtctacaagaagaaggttgtgtagtagacatcaatagacatgtgttgtcatttgatcaatgggatcacatcattagagaatgatgtgatggacaagatccattcgttagcttagcactatgatcgtttagtttattgttattgctttcttcatgacttatacatgttcctctgactatgagattatgcaactcccgaataccggaggaacaccttgtgtgctatcaaacgtcacaacgtaactgggtgattataaagatgctctacaggtgtctccgaaggtgtttgttgggttggcatagatcgagattaggatttgtcactccatgtatcggagaggtatctctgggccctctcggtaatgcacatcactataagccttgcaagcaatatgactaatgagttagttgcgggatgatgcattacaaaatgagtaaagagacttgccggtaacgagattgaactaggtatggtgataccgatgatcgaatctcgggcaagtaacataccgatgataaagggaacaacgtatgttgttatgcggtttgaccgataaagatcttcgtataatatgtaggagccaatatgagcatccaggttccgctattggttattgatcggagatgtgtcttggtcatgtctacatagttttcgaacccgtagggtccgcacgcttaacgttcgatgacgatttgtaatatgagttatgtgatttgatgaccgaagtttgttcggagtcccggatgagatcacggacatgacgaggagtctcgaagtggtcgagaggtagagatcaatatattggaaggctatattcggacatcggaaaggttccgagtgattcgggtatttttgggagtactggagagttacaggaattcgccgggggaagtagtgggccttaatgggccatacgggaaaggagagaagggcctcaaggggtggccgcgcgcctcccatgggctggtccgaattggactaggagggggcggcgcccccctccttccttctcccctcttcctccttcccttccttctcctagttggaataggaaaagggggaccgaatcctacttggaccgggagtccaagtaggactcccccccttggcacGCCCCCTCAAGGGTcagcctcctcttcctccctcctttatatatgtgggcatggggtaccccaaaggcactccaagatttgtcttaaccgtgtgcggtgccccccaccacagttacacaccacggtcatatcatcgtagtgcttaggcgaagccctgcaccggtaacttcatcatcaccatcgccacgccgtcgtaCTGATGAAAcgctccctcggcctcaactgggtcaagagtacgagggacgtcatcgagctgaacgtgtgctgaacacggaggtgccgtacgttcggtgttaggatcggtcggatcgtgaagacataggactacatcaaccgcgttgataaaacgcttccgctttcggtctacgagggtacgtggacacactctcccgctcattgctatgcatcacatagatagatcttgcgtgatcgtaggtaaattttttgaaatactgcgttccccaacaaccaCCGCTTCTagttgtaggagatatgccctagaggcaataataaatgatattatttatctccgagttcataattatgtttatgttccatgctataactgctatggttctcgagtctgcaataaccacgaggctcggaggaagacacatatgcacgtgtggaataataaacggtaaaatgtattcctagtctggcctctaagactagctcaagtgttgcatgatggttatgttttcctgatcatgggcatgtctatgtcagcaaccttgagggcacaatgttaagagaacatttgtgttgaatcgacccggcatgatgttatgctaagagattcattcgtcacaagttaatggtacataacacagagatggttaacgtttgcatgattccttagaccatgagagtatcgagtttcttcatgcttgcttcatgaactttggggtttgttaaacgtcatccgtaaatgggtggctattacggcggcttacgggttcatggaaaagtgtgtcaagtaacttgatagctcaagattgggatttgctcctccgacgatggagagatattctcgggcgctctcggtattacggtatccatcatcgtctggccagacacagtgtgatttgatcactgggatgccggaacacggaaacgagaaaagagaacaaaaccggtaacgaggtaacttgcatggtggacaaattgctcgtccatgggcatgcaataaatctcacctcg
This sequence is a window from Aegilops tauschii subsp. strangulata cultivar AL8/78 chromosome 7, Aet v6.0, whole genome shotgun sequence. Protein-coding genes within it:
- the LOC109741751 gene encoding uncharacterized protein, producing MENLSVLVLDQDPVSLWTICNTLARFNFKVLPFQTGEEALDSLKKGFAKDEELDLIVAEVHPGNTEVGTLRLFHHILNELEVPLITMCAYDEAASARMTLGTCFNVVKPLDTETVNFLKMRALQHRSIKNHRSETEDEEQDALNVNVYSDNLGRFIWSSELHEKFLQAVEVIGVSATARKIHQNMNAKDLNLTIQHIASHLQKHRLRAPKLSHNEEVYQHYASMKELSEMIASAYKVASAKPNNHPATTQTQFTHGVASAIWDKYPGMVWPHVEGSSASSAMCYNYPGKPWGQVGESSAGARVSQTNARPPPVLIHGTKSIWDRYEESLSYKREVLPIRSKALDGYGRNISVSLEREISRTESAGKIVINLESDEMQKDTTDDVHAAVTLQEDTMDEVHAAVTLQKDTMNEVYAAVTLQKDTMDEAHAAVTPHEVNEVPAANMGAGYLVDLAGNYHPAVENAQSKPFSDLDWEEMEKFWANQMEGQQEQQGLDLVDLLQVDGISPEELLQEDEAWNQALQPANPANVVNNAPMAEEPGAGDAPVYDPANQSGVAENVFWVWSPQFAGDYYGMPF
- the LOC109741747 gene encoding uncharacterized protein is translated as MPDSHNGVNVLQRSPVFRRLCNGEPPPCNYTVNGRDYNMGYYLADGIYPQWAAFVKAIAEPRGNKQSHFATMQEAARKNVERTFGVLQARWRIMRSAAMMWESETLWQLMTCCVVLHNMIVEDEGDAVAQTHDFEAPGEQVEIAEDQDVAQLMNFLQMHQNLRNQQVHTQLLNDLVEQMWIHNGNQGGNA